The genomic window ATGAGGTATATTTTTTCTGTCATAAGTAGAAAAAAATTACATATTCTTGGTTTAAATTAGATTCATTTTTACTTAAAATTGTGATGTTGCATTACAGGAAGTCCGTAGAATCAAGAGCGAACATCCAGACGATGCTTTGGCTGTGTCAAATGATCGAGTTAAGGGTTCATTGAAGGTCACTCGAGCATTTGGTGCTGGATTTCTCAAACAGGTACTGAATTCTTGTTTTGAGTCTGAAAACCGTCTTCTTGTTGACTGAATCATGGATTGGTTTTTCTTTATAATTTGCAGCCAAAATGGAACAATGCACTACTAGAGATGTTTAGAATTGACTACGTTGGAACGTCGCCGTATATCACATGTTTCCCGTTTCTACACCACCATAGATTAGGACCCAAAGACAGATTTTTAATATTGTCATCGGATGGACTTTACCAATACTTTACAAACGAAGAAGCAGTCTCTGAagttgaagttttcatagctacCTCACCTGAAGGAGACCCTGCACAACATCTTATCGAAGAAGTCCTTTTTCGTGCAGCCAAAAAAGCAGGTAAAAATTCACTCAAATTACCTTAAAACATCAAAAAGCAAGTACTAGAATTTACTTTGTTTTTCATTTCAGGGTTGGATTTTCATGAATTGCTTGAAATACCACAAGGAGATAGAAGACGTTATCACGACGACGTTTCAATCATCGTTATCTCGTTAGAAGGGCGGATATGGAGATCATGTATGTAGATATAGAAATAGAACAGAAGAACATTCTCAGGCATATTTTGGTTTACAAATCATCACTTTTGTAATATACAAGTTTCAAGAAGCAAAATGGAGATAATGGGGGGTTTAGATATAAAACAGATAATGAGAGGTATCGGGGTACCTTTGATTTAACCTCGTATTGCTTTAAGAAAAGAAGTCTGAATGGTGACAAGAAGGATTGCTTGGATCTCTATTATTTAAGACTTCTTTCTTTTTGAACTGCTCGTCTGTTGCTGAGCCATACACAAGTTCAGTCTGGCGAGAAGAGGGAAAATCAGTAACTGATATAGGAGCTGCTTTCAGGTCTACACCTAGCCTTTGCTCAAATCTTCAAGGACAGACAGTCTCCTCAAATGGCCTCTCTGTCGAAATACCAATCTCCAACCGCTTCTGTAGTAGTCTGTCAAAAAGAGCAAGAGAGAAGGTTTAAAAACATACTACGAGCATTGGCAAGTTAATTTcaataaggaaaaaaaatcagaatacaGGTATTAACAGCAGTAGTCATCTGAAATTCAGGGCATGCTTGTCTTGCATTAGCCAACCCTAGTGTAAGGACGTGTTCCATATCTTCTTCCCAGATGAGCAGACTTCTAAAATATTAATCTGttatatgatatgcaaaactaccTATAGTGAGATGTGAATTACAACTGACACTACACTGAGTGAGTGCTAAGGAAAGTGGAACACTGACAACAGTATATTACAGGTTCCAAGAAATTGGAGAATTTTGGATTTTCATCACGAGTTGTGGTTCTAGTTTCAAAGCATATAAGAAAGAAAAGGAACCAATGACCAAGGCAACAATAACTGACTTGCCTGAGAATATGGGGCGTCCATATTTCCCTGAACACACAGAAGTAGAAAAAGATACAGAATGATTCGAAAATAGTAGACACCTTACGCGTTCATGTCAAATTTGAAAGCATTGCATTTCTGACGGTAAATTTTTGCTAAGCAGCGGATTTTACCTTGTACTCTGGTTTAAACTCGTATTGCATTACAAGAAGATGTCTGAATGGTGACAAGTAAAATTACTTGTGTATGTCTGCAATGGGCAGTCAAAAATAGTGAAAAAGAATGTTTGAAAACATAGTATGAGAATTGGCAGGTATATTTTCAATAAGAAAAACTCTGATACAGGCATTGACTGATGTTAATCATCTGAAAAGTCAGGGACATACCTGTCTTGCATTAACCTGCCCTAGTGTAAGGAGTTCATAAATTAGTGATCCGTTATATTCTAGCATTACAAATTCAATCAGTTTTGAAGTATTGAAATTCAGTCTGAGTCATTTTAACGAGTACATAGGTGAAGGTGCTAGTGAAGTGTATGAATATGATCATAACACTGAGTGAGTGCTAAGGAAAATGGAACCCTGACAACAGTATATTACAGGTTTCGCTATCAAAAGCAACGAATGAGTAATAGGAAAAATACCCAAAAATTGGAAGATTTGGATTTTCCTAACAAGTACTGGTTCTAGTTGGACAGCATGTAAGACATGTAAGGACCATTTGGCACACTCGTGACCAAGGCAACAACTGATATCTTGCGTGCATTCTTCTCTCAGCAGACAGATGTTTTAATCCATATAAAACGATCTGAATTTGTAATTCCCTATGAGTTCATTTACAATTTGAAGGCCCAACACAGTTTTCCTGACGGCAAAATTTTGCTGAGctcttgatttttttctttgtacTCTAATCTAACCTGGTATAGCTATTACGAAAAGAAGTCTGAAATTTACCAGACAGACACCGTAAGTCCCTAAACCTAAAGGTTGACTACAAAAAGCAAGCTGTTTATAGAATTGCAAGTGTAAAGAGTGAAGAACAAATATACCTGAATGTGAAGAATCCAACTCTCAGAACCACCAAACCACTCTTTCAAATGATTCCCCTGAATTTCCTTCAGGGCAAAAGCAAAAACAAGTCCGGCCAAGCCAAAATACTGTAACAGAAAATCCAAGAATTCGCACCAATAAAAGGTCGTCTTCACATTCCACCAAGAAACTGACATATGCAGAGTTAGAGAATCCACGAGGCTTTTCAAGAATTTTCCAACTACCCTCATTATAAACTCCCAAGGTTCCGTTAAAATCTACGGCAAAAAAAGCTCCCTTGTGAAAAACTGGTTCATTGAAGGTTGGCATGTACTTCTCCAAATCACTATTTTGAAAGGAAAGAATTCCCCAACTATCAGCCCCTTCTTAATGATGTAGATGGaaacttcttctttatttttttgtgcAATGCCAAAAACTACACAGTCTGAGCAAGTTGGTAAAGAGGAGAATGTGACACCAGCAAAGACACAACCACGTCGCAACTCCGGAAGCTGAATAGTCTCTTTTGTAAAGGGATTGTAGAAGAAAAAGGTAAACCTACCTTTCGACATCGATAGCCAACCACCCTTTTGACAACGAACTATAGCACCTGCTAGCAATTCAGGGAGGTTCATGAGGTATTTCTCGTTATTATGCATTGGATCTACAAAATTGTTGCGAGTAGCATTTTCTGTAGAAAACAAAAGCCATGGAGTTAAATACGTGCTTCTTATAACCCCTGAAATCTGTTTCATTATTGGAACCTTATTTGCTTTACAAACTGCACGGAAATGTAGGAAATCCACCGGATGAAGATGACTTGCGATGGAGTCCACAATGTCCTCATTAACGACCATCCAAGGTCTTGCT from Papaver somniferum cultivar HN1 unplaced genomic scaffold, ASM357369v1 unplaced-scaffold_80, whole genome shotgun sequence includes these protein-coding regions:
- the LOC113345069 gene encoding uncharacterized protein LOC113345069 isoform X2, whose product is MVCLVSRGYLNNLVISLNMLRLNFSNMSWEDVNSFGDTVLFLGKNTNAYCSAAELGLSKGYLYYTLPKDQSLYMFDVEDKCTTTILPCSNLPTPWYSLQWIMMPQPTASVADGGRIMDILSSKVGPINNTRKGNEMEEITIADDSENLTKKKQMVEDLKEARPWMVVNEDIVDSIASHLHPVDFLHFRAVCKANKVPIMKQISGVIRSTYLTPWLLFSTENATRNNFVDPMHNNEKYLMNLPELLAGAIVRCQKGGWLSMSKDCVVFGIAQKNKEEVSIYIIKKGLIVGEFFPFKIVIWRSTCQPSMNQFFTRELFLP
- the LOC113345069 gene encoding uncharacterized protein LOC113345069 isoform X1, which produces MVCLVSRGYLNNLVISLNMLRLNFSNMSWEDVNSFGDTVLFLGKNTNAYCSAAELGLSKGYLYYTLPKDQSLYMFDVEDKCTTTILPCSNLPTPWYSLQWIMMPQPTASVADGGRIMDILSSKVGPINNTRKGNEMEEITIADDSENLTKKKQMVEDLKEARPWMVVNEDIVDSIASHLHPVDFLHFRAVCKANKVPIMKQISGVIRSTYLTPWLLFSTENATRNNFVDPMHNNEKYLMNLPELLAGAIVRCQKGGWLSMSKGRFTFFFYNPFTKETIQLPELRRGCVFAGVTFSSLPTCSDCVVFGIAQKNKEEVSIYIIKKGLIVGEFFPFKIVIWRSTCQPSMNQFFTRELFLP